The following proteins are encoded in a genomic region of Populus trichocarpa isolate Nisqually-1 chromosome 13, P.trichocarpa_v4.1, whole genome shotgun sequence:
- the LOC18104675 gene encoding putative pentatricopeptide repeat-containing protein At1g12700, mitochondrial → MAMKRLSLLLAPSSAASPASPAFLGFPFERSQIRNMGMILKPSLLFKDNNPFCCLHSCSSSGSYRHTKDKKGCSFSNINDALSAFNHMLHLQPQPSIVQFSKLLSAVVRMRYYETVVFLSKQMELAGISHNVYTFNILINCFCHLHADSGFSVLTKIIKLGFEPSVVTFSTLVNGLCIEGRIARAVEFFNDMVARGYEPNLHTYNTIINGLCKIGDTSVAAGLLKKMDEAGCEPDVVTYNTIIDNLCKDRLVNEALDIFSQMKGKSIKPDVITYTSLMHGLCNSGQWKEASALLNEMMGLNIMLDVVTFSMLIDTLCKEGEVSEAQGVLKQMTEKGVEPNIFTYNSLMDGYCLRREVVEARKILDVMISKGCSPDVFSYSILINGYCKTKRIDDAKQVFDEMIHQGLIPDTVSYSNLIGGLFQAGRVLEAKGLLKDMYTQGHSLNLITCSILLDGLIKQGCFDQALGLFRDMQNSYLKPDLAIYNIIIDAMCKSGKLKDARELFLELSVKGLQPNVRVWTTIINGLCKEGLLDEAYKAFRQMEEDGCPPDNCSYNVFIRGLLQHKDPRAVQLISEMTGKGFSADVHTTELVVDDDLVVKQLLGSCEVHQGEKAHCDGFRRK, encoded by the coding sequence ATGGCAATGAAGCGGCTAAGCCTTCTGCTCGCTCCATCTTCTGCTGCATCTCCAGCTTCTCCAGCCTTTCTTGGGTTTCCTTTTGAACGAAGCCAAATAAGAAATATGGGTATGATTCTTAAACCCTCTTTATTGTTCAAAGACAACAACCCCTTTTGCTGCCTTCATTCTTGCAGTAGTAGTGGGAGCTACAGACATACTAAAGACAAAAAAGGTTGTTCTTTTAGCAACATTAATGATGCCTTGTCTGCCTTCAACCACATGCTTCATTTGCAACCTCAGCCTTCTATTGTCCAATTCAGTAAATTATTGTCTGCAGTTGTCAGAATGAGATATTATGAGACTGTGGTCTTTTTGTCCAAACAAATGGAACTTGCAGGAATCTCTCATAATGTTTATACCTTTAACATCTTGATTAATTGCTTCTGCCACTTACATGCTGATTCTGGGTTCTCTGTATTGACCAAAATCATTAAACTTGGTTTTGAACCCAGTGTTGTCACTTTTTCTACCTTAGTTAATGGGCTTTGTATTGAGGGTAGAATTGCTCGAGCTGTGGAATTCTTTAATGACATGGTGGCAAGGGGATATGAACCTAATCTACATACTTATAATACGATTATCAATGGTTTGTGTAAGATTGGAGATACCTCTGTGGCTGCTGGATTGCTCAAGAAAATGGACGAGGCAGGTTGTGAGCCGGATGTTGTGACATACAATACAATTATTGATAACCTTTGCAAGGATAGACTAGTCAATGAGGCTTTAGATATCTTCTCTCAGATGAAGGGTAAAAGCATTAAGCCAGATGTTATCACATATACCTCTTTAATGCATGGCTTATGCAATTCAGGCCAGTGGAAGGAGGCTTCAGCATTGTTAAATGAAATGATGGGTCTGAATATCATGCTGGATGTAGTTACATTCAGCATGTTGATTGATACACTGTGTAAAGAAGGCGAGGTTTCAGAGGCTCAAGGTGTATTAAAACAAATGACAGAAAAAGGTGTGGAGCCTAACATTTTTACTTATAATTCATTGATGGACGGATACTGTCTCCGAAGGGAAGTTGTTGAAGCGAGAAAAATATTGGATGTTATGATTAGCAAGGGTTGTTCACCTGATGTTTTTAGTTATAGTATTCTGATCAATGGATACTGTAAGACCAAGAGGATAGATGATGCGAAGCAGGTTTTTGATGAAATGATTCATCAAGGCCTAATTCCCGACACTGTTAGTTACTCCAATCTTATAGGTGGCTTGTTTCAAGCAGGGAGAGTTTTGGAAGCAAAAGGGCTTTTGAAGGATATGTATACCCAGGGCCACTccctaaatttaataacttgctCAATTTTGCTTGATGGCTTAATCAAACAAGGTTGTTTTGATCAGGCGTTGGGACTCTTTCGAGACATGCAAAATAGTTACTTGAAGCCTGATTTGGCAATCTATAATATCATAATCGATGCCATGTGCAAATCTGGGAAGCTTAAAGATGCAAGGGAGCTGTTTTTGGAACTCTCTGTCAAAGGGCTGCAGCCTAATGTTCGGGTTTGGACTACAATAATCAATGGACTTTGCAAAGAAGGATTGCTAGATGAAGCATACAAAGCTTTCAGACAAATGGAAGAGGATGGCTGCCCACCGGATAATTGttcttataatgtttttatccGAGGACTTCTCCAGCACAAGGATCCAAGGGCAGTGCAACTTATCAGTGAGATGACAGGCAAAGGATTCTCAGCAGATGTGCACACCACAGAGTTGGTGGTAGATGATGATCTTGTTGTCAAACAGTTGCTTGGCTCTTGTGAAGTTCATCAAGGGGAAAAG